A genomic window from Pungitius pungitius chromosome 12, fPunPun2.1, whole genome shotgun sequence includes:
- the nupr1b gene encoding nuclear protein 1b isoform X1 — protein MSHVDVKNLKPSSFEAENYDQYEYYNLSDKYAEGSARKGRTKKEASDNTNRPSPSGHERKLVEKLQNMEEKKKKKKE, from the exons ATGAGTCACGTGGACGTGAAGAACCTGAAGCCCTCGAGCTTCGAAGCAGAGAACTACGATCAGTACGAGTACTACAACCTCAGCGACAAGTACGCAG AAGGCTCGGCCCGTAAAGGAAGGACCAAGAAGGAGGCGAGTGACAACACCAACCGGCCCTCCCCCTCCGGCCACGAGCGCAAGCTggtggagaagctgcagaacatggaggagaagaagaagaagaagaaggagtga
- the nupr1b gene encoding nuclear protein 1b isoform X2 encodes MSHVDVKNLKPSSFEAENYDQYEYYNLSDKYAGSARKGRTKKEASDNTNRPSPSGHERKLVEKLQNMEEKKKKKKE; translated from the exons ATGAGTCACGTGGACGTGAAGAACCTGAAGCCCTCGAGCTTCGAAGCAGAGAACTACGATCAGTACGAGTACTACAACCTCAGCGACAAGTACGCAG GCTCGGCCCGTAAAGGAAGGACCAAGAAGGAGGCGAGTGACAACACCAACCGGCCCTCCCCCTCCGGCCACGAGCGCAAGCTggtggagaagctgcagaacatggaggagaagaagaagaagaagaaggagtga
- the sgf29 gene encoding SAGA-associated factor 29 produces MSADTKIAELLTELHQLIKQTQEERSRSEHNLLNIQKTHERMQTENKTSPYYRTKLRGLYTTAKADAEAECSILHHALDKIAEIKSLLEERRIAAKMAGVHSDSDPPRKTMRRGVLMTLLQQSAMTLPLWIGKPGESPPPLCGATPASSDYVAKQGDKVAARVKAVDGDEQWILAEVVSYNHSTNKYEVDDIDEEGKERHTLSRRRIIPLPQWKANPETDPEALFSKDQLVLALYPQTTCFYRALIHTPPHRPQDDYSVLFEDTSYADGYSPPLNVAQRYVVACKENKKK; encoded by the exons ATGTCAGCCGACACCAAGATCGCCGAGCTGCTGACGGAGCTCCATCAGCTCATCAAGCAGACCCAG GAGGAGAGGTCACGCAGCGAACACAACCTGCTCAACATCCAGAAGACGCACGAGAGGATGCAAACGGAGAACAAAA CGTCCCCGTACTACCGGACCAAGCTGAGAGGCCTGTACACCACGGCCAAGGCCGACGCAGAGGCCGAGTGCAg CATCCTGCATCACGCGCTGGATAAAATAGCCGAGATCAAATCTCTGCTGGAAGAGAGAAGGAtcg CCGCTAAGATGGCGGGGGTCCACAGTGACAGCGACCCCCCCAGGAAGACCATGAGGCGCGGCGTCCTGATGACCCTCCTCCAGCAGTCGGCCATGACGCTTCCTCTGTGGATCGGCAAGCCTGGggagag ccccccccctctgtgtggaGCGACCCCAGCCAGCAGCGACTACGTGGCCAAGCAGGGCGACAAGGTGGCGGCGAGGGTGAAGGCCGTGGACGGAGACGAGCAGTGGATCCTGGCAGAGGTCGTCAGCTACAACCATTCCACCAACAA GTACGAAGTGGACGACATCGACGAAGAGGGAAAGGA gAGACACACCCTGAGCAGAAGGAGGATCATCCCCCTCCCTCAGTGGAAGGCGAACCCAGAGACCGACCCGGAGGCCCTCTTCAGTAAGGACCAGCTGGTTCTGGCTCTCTACCCGCAGACCACCTGCTTCTACCGGGCTCTGATCCACACGCCTCctcacagg CCTCAGGACGACTACTCGGTGCTGTTTGAGGACACGTCCTACGCTGACgggtattccccccccctcaacgtgGCTCAGAGATACGTGGTCGCCTGCAAGGAGAACAAGAAGAAGTGA
- the nfatc2ip gene encoding NFATC2-interacting protein isoform X2, whose protein sequence is MSILYTFPTLPERSRRQQNHLMTDFPQSVKATAAVQRQTNMAESVCDVEHDAVKPPPKRRRILDPSAIVSVPVYSNKVSSSLQLRPMAAVFTEKENSDGDLWARFSSRGAPADVVTLSDSDEEAEVQLETTELAGIRCPSPPESPVQKQSRRVQKKISEIDRKLQAMNSFLSPEPVDRKCLSEPEDDVILTPVSERQGSSLREIPLKIRCRTDVHKVLVLSSTRLSDVLTQLSIILDVPPPRLLLLREEQELRTDATVGELGLGIADIVECVVMAAVDGREADSCSSVTVRLQSKDRASSQDFSLHRDAPLGSVFSRYLCTMSDVARTTARFHYDGSKVTDGQTPAQLDMEDGDIIEVWV, encoded by the exons ATGAGCATATTGTACACGTTTCCCACGCTCCCTGAACGCAGCAGAAGACAACAGAACCATCTAATGACTGATTTCCCACAGTCCGTGAAGGCAACAGCTGCCgtgcaaagacaaacaaacatggcgGAATCG GTGTGTGACGTAGAGCATGACGCAGTGAAGCCTCCACCCAAACGCAGGCGCATCCTGGACCCCTCGGCCATCGTCTCGGTGCCCGTTTACTCCAACAAG GTGAGCAGCAGTTTGCAGCTGAGGCCGATGGCCGCTGTCTTCACAGAGAAGGAGAACTCAG ACGGCGATTTGTGGGCTCGCTTTTCTTCTCGAGGAGCTCCAGCAGACGTTGTCACCCTCAGCGACTCTGATGAGGAGGCCGAAGTCCAGTTGGAGACAACAGAACT AGCAGGCATCCGCTGCCCGTCTCCCCCAGAGAGTCCGGTCCAGAAACAGTCCCGACGGGTCCAGAAGAAGATCAG TGAGATCGACAGAAAGCTCCAGGCGATGAactccttcctgtctcctgAGCCTGtggacaggaagtgcctcagcgagCCGGAGGACGACGTCATCTTGACCCCGGTCTCTGAACGCCAGGGCTCCTCGCTCCGGGAGATCCCCTTGAAGATCCGCTGCCGGACCGACGTCCACAAGGTCCTGGTTCTGTCG TCGACCCGTCTGAGTGACGTGCTGacccagctgtcaatcatcctcGATGTgccgcctcctcgcctcctgctgctcagggaggagcaggagctccGGACGGACGCCACCGTGGGCGAGCTCGGACTCGGCATCGCCGACATCGTCG agTGCGTCGTCATGGCAGCGGTGGATGGCCGTGAGGCCGACAGCTGCAGCAGCGTCACCGTGAGGCTGCAGAGCAAAGACCGAGCCTCCTCACAGGACTTCTCTCTGCACAGA GACGCTCCGCTGGGCTCCGTCTTCTCTCGGTATCTGTGCACCATGTCCGACGTTGCCCGGACGACGGCCCGCTTCCACTATGACGGCAGCAAGGTGACGGACGGACAGACGCCGGCTCAGCTGGACATGGAGGACGGTGACATCATCGAAGTTTGGGTTTAG
- the nfatc2ip gene encoding NFATC2-interacting protein isoform X1: protein MSILYTFPTLPERSRRQQNHLMTDFPQSVKATAAVQRQTNMAESVCDVEHDAVKPPPKRRRILDPSAIVSVPVYSNKVSSSLQLRPMAAVFTEKENSADGDLWARFSSRGAPADVVTLSDSDEEAEVQLETTELAGIRCPSPPESPVQKQSRRVQKKISEIDRKLQAMNSFLSPEPVDRKCLSEPEDDVILTPVSERQGSSLREIPLKIRCRTDVHKVLVLSSTRLSDVLTQLSIILDVPPPRLLLLREEQELRTDATVGELGLGIADIVECVVMAAVDGREADSCSSVTVRLQSKDRASSQDFSLHRDAPLGSVFSRYLCTMSDVARTTARFHYDGSKVTDGQTPAQLDMEDGDIIEVWV from the exons ATGAGCATATTGTACACGTTTCCCACGCTCCCTGAACGCAGCAGAAGACAACAGAACCATCTAATGACTGATTTCCCACAGTCCGTGAAGGCAACAGCTGCCgtgcaaagacaaacaaacatggcgGAATCG GTGTGTGACGTAGAGCATGACGCAGTGAAGCCTCCACCCAAACGCAGGCGCATCCTGGACCCCTCGGCCATCGTCTCGGTGCCCGTTTACTCCAACAAG GTGAGCAGCAGTTTGCAGCTGAGGCCGATGGCCGCTGTCTTCACAGAGAAGGAGAACTCAG CAGACGGCGATTTGTGGGCTCGCTTTTCTTCTCGAGGAGCTCCAGCAGACGTTGTCACCCTCAGCGACTCTGATGAGGAGGCCGAAGTCCAGTTGGAGACAACAGAACT AGCAGGCATCCGCTGCCCGTCTCCCCCAGAGAGTCCGGTCCAGAAACAGTCCCGACGGGTCCAGAAGAAGATCAG TGAGATCGACAGAAAGCTCCAGGCGATGAactccttcctgtctcctgAGCCTGtggacaggaagtgcctcagcgagCCGGAGGACGACGTCATCTTGACCCCGGTCTCTGAACGCCAGGGCTCCTCGCTCCGGGAGATCCCCTTGAAGATCCGCTGCCGGACCGACGTCCACAAGGTCCTGGTTCTGTCG TCGACCCGTCTGAGTGACGTGCTGacccagctgtcaatcatcctcGATGTgccgcctcctcgcctcctgctgctcagggaggagcaggagctccGGACGGACGCCACCGTGGGCGAGCTCGGACTCGGCATCGCCGACATCGTCG agTGCGTCGTCATGGCAGCGGTGGATGGCCGTGAGGCCGACAGCTGCAGCAGCGTCACCGTGAGGCTGCAGAGCAAAGACCGAGCCTCCTCACAGGACTTCTCTCTGCACAGA GACGCTCCGCTGGGCTCCGTCTTCTCTCGGTATCTGTGCACCATGTCCGACGTTGCCCGGACGACGGCCCGCTTCCACTATGACGGCAGCAAGGTGACGGACGGACAGACGCCGGCTCAGCTGGACATGGAGGACGGTGACATCATCGAAGTTTGGGTTTAG
- the spns1 gene encoding protein spinster homolog 1, with protein sequence MSLGETASESAPFFSEDSGGEEPGGGAVARRAQEEPPSGVSSVRALLTVLILCYINLLNYMDRFTVAGVLPDIEQYFGIDDGKSGLLQTVFICSYMFLAPAFGYLGDRYNRKVIMSFGIMFWSVVTLASSYTPKEHFWALLLTRGLVGVGEASYSTIAPTIIADLYVKEQRTNMLSVFYFAIPVGSGLGYIVGSQVGGAAQDWHWALRVTPGLGLIAVLLLLFVVKEPIRGAIEDQPENHTQRTSWLADLQALSKNYSFVLSTFGFTAVAFVTGSLALWAPTFLFRAAVFTGERPPCVEGNCASSDSLIFGVITCVTGVLGVASGVQVSRQLRMRTGRADPLVCAAGLLLSAPFLYLAIVFAQASTTATYVFIFLGETFLSMNWAIVADILLYVVVPTRRSTAEAFQIVISHLLGDAGSPYMIGVVSDSLRRTDSFLWQFRSLQLSLLLCSFVAVVGGGFFLATALFIEGDRDRAKNHAPPEDEPIVVPQSGRSTRVPVSSVLI encoded by the exons ATGTCTCTGGGAGAGACCGCGTCGGAGTCGGCGCCCTTCTTCTCCGAGgacagcgggggggaggagccggGCGGCGGCGCCGTGGCCCGGCGGGCGCAGGAGGAGCCGCCCAGCGGCGTGTCCAGTGTCCGGGCGCTGCTCACCGTCCTCATCCTCTGTTACATCAACCTGCTCAACTACATGGACCGCTTCACCGTGGCAG GTGTTCTCCCTGACATCGAGCAGTACTTCGGTATCGATGACGGGAAGTCCGGCCTCCTCCAAACGG ttTTCATCTGCAGCTACATGTTCCTGGCTCCGGCCTTCGGTTACCTCGGCGACCGCTACAACAGGAAGGTCATCATGAGCTTCGGCATCATGTTCTGGTCCGTGGTGACGCTCGCCAGCTCCTACACCCCCAAAGAG CACTTCTGGGCCCTGCTGCTGACCCGAGGTCTGGTGGGGGTCGGGGAGGCCAGTTACTCCACCATCGCCCCCACCATCATCGCCGACCTGTACGTGAAGGAGCAGCGGACCAACATGCTCTCTGTGTTCTACTTCGCCATCCCAGTCGGCAG CGGCCTCGGGTACATCGTGGGGTCACAGGTCGGCGGCGCGGCGCAGGACTGGCACTGGGCTCTACGG GTGACTCCCGGTCTGGGTCTGAtcgccgtgctgctgctgctcttcgtGGTCAaggagccaatcagaggagcCATTGAAGACCAGCCGGAGAACCACACGCAGCGCACCAGCTGGCTGGCAGACCTGCAGGCTCTCAGCAAGAA CTACAGCTTCGTGCTGTCCACCTTCGGCTTCACGGCCGTGGCGTTCGTCACCGGCTCCCTGGCGCTGTGGGCGCCGACGTTCCTTTTCAGAGCTGCTGTCTTCACCGGCGAGAGGCCCCCCTGCGTGGAGGGGAACTGCGCCTCCTCAGACAG TTTGATCTTCGGGGTCATCACCTGCGTGACAGGTGTTCTGGGCGTGGCCAGCGGCGTGCAGGTGAGCCGGCAGCTGAGGATGAGGACGGGCCGAGCCGACCCGCTGGTCTGCGCCGCCGGGCTGCTGCTCTCGGCGCCGTTCCTCTACCTCGCCATCGTGTTCGCCCAGGCCAGCACCACCGCCACATAC GTCTTCATCTTCCTCGGCGAGACCTTCCTCTCCATGAACTGGGCCATCGTGGCTGACATCCTGCTG TACGTCGTCGTTCCGACGCGTCGATCCACAGCCGAAGCTTTTCAGATCGTCATCTCGCACCTGCTGGGAGACGCAGGCAGTCCCTACATGATCGGAGTG gtgtcaGACTCCCTGAGGAGGACGGACTCCTTCCTCTGGCAGTTCCGCTCGCTGCAGCTctccctgctgctctgctcctTTGTGGCCGTGGTGGGAGGCGGCTTCTTCCTCGCCACCGCGCTCTTCATCGAGGGAGACCGGGACCGGGCAAAGAACCACGCCCCCCCAG AGGACGAGCCCATCGTGGTCCCTCAGAGTGGACGCTCCACCCGGGTTCCGGTGTCCAGTGTTCTGATCTGA